The Triticum aestivum cultivar Chinese Spring chromosome 7B, IWGSC CS RefSeq v2.1, whole genome shotgun sequence genome window below encodes:
- the LOC123156884 gene encoding transcriptional regulatory protein AlgP isoform X1: MHKTYKISTPNGAVGSLRRSIFVPPFSSGFSSVNLRHIPTATPSSTGLRKKKNSPATPQSRTTLPPRSHLDIHLAATSCSAPPCTARRHRACAAVLPIDSAVRIPPPPRLRPSPNFASSSAIQIQIPSAARPAPWGAATPSRAPATSTAPPAAARAGHAASTLPLRRKPSPKPLWKAPEKPPAADPTKEDELQGAKKDAGAATAVGDGGARKGNSSPLPPPRKLQDAPAVNLNASCSSEASVESLRGRAPGGRTERGWSRPTAPKRGKAVSKVVEKHADVAEVAAPVTPEAVRGRSRCAWVTPTTGIESALDSGNCRVKEDAMDGGSWALHVAAGHGRMPYPLGATNSWP, from the exons ATGCACAAAACCTacaaaatctctactcctaatggagcagttggtagtctccgtcggtcaattttcgtcccaccattttcgtccggtttttcgTCGGTTAACCTTCGTCACATCCCTACTGCCACGCCTTCGTCCACCGGTttacgaaagaaaaaaaatagcccAGCCACCCCGCAGTCCCGCACGACCTTGCCTCCTCGATCCCACCTCGACATCCATCTCGCCGCCACCTCCTGCTCCGCCCCGCCGTGCACCGCCCGCCGCCACCGTGCCTGCGCCGCCGTCCTCCCTATCGACTCCGCTGTccgaatcccgccgccgccgcgcctgcgTCCCTCCCCAAACTTTGCATCATCCTCcgcgatccagatccagatcccaTCCGCCGCCCGCCCCGCCCCATGGGGGGCTGCCACGCCAAGCCGCGCACCCGCCACGTCGAcggcgcctcccgccgccgcccgcgccggccacGCCGCCTCCACCCTCCCCCTGCGGCGGAAACCTTCTCCCAAGCCGCTGTGGAAGGCACCGGAGAAGCCTCCGGCCGCTGACCCGACCAAAGAGGATGAGTTGCAGGGCGCAAAGAAGGACGCGGGGGCCGCCACTGCTGTTGGCGACGGCGGCGCTAGGAAGGGGAACTCGTCCCCATTGCCGCCGCCGAGGAAGCTGCAAGATGCGCCGGCGGTGAACCTCAACGCGTCCTGCTCCTCGGAGGCCTCCGTGGAGTCGCTCCGCGGCCGGGCCCCAGGCGGAAGGACGGAGAGGGGCTGGTCCCGGCCGACCGCGCCCAAGCGTGGGAAGGCTGTGTCTAAGGTGGTGGAGAAGCATGCTGATGTCGCGGAGGTTGCCGCTCCGGTGACGCCGGAGGCCGTCCGAGGGAGGAGCCGGTGCGCCTGGGTGACTCCGACCACCG GCATTGAGAGCGCGCTGGACAGCGGGAACTGTCGCGTCAAGGAGGACGCCATGGACGGCGGATCCTGGGCGCTGCACGTtgctgccggccacgggaggatgCCATACCCTTTGGGCGCAACAAACTCTTGGCCATAG
- the LOC123156884 gene encoding transcriptional regulatory protein AlgP isoform X2, with translation MHKTYKISTPNGAVGSLRRSIFVPPFSSGFSSVNLRHIPTATPSSTGLRKKKNSPATPQSRTTLPPRSHLDIHLAATSCSAPPCTARRHRACAAVLPIDSAVRIPPPPRLRPSPNFASSSAIQIQIPSAARPAPWGAATPSRAPATSTAPPAAARAGHAASTLPLRRKPSPKPLWKAPEKPPAADPTKEDELQGAKKDAGAATAVGDGGARKGNSSPLPPPRKLQDAPAVNLNASCSSEASVESLRGRAPGGRTERGWSRPTAPKRGKAVSKVVEKHADVAEVAAPVTPEAVRGRSRCAWVTPTTGKEMHMRGREPPPSSV, from the exons ATGCACAAAACCTacaaaatctctactcctaatggagcagttggtagtctccgtcggtcaattttcgtcccaccattttcgtccggtttttcgTCGGTTAACCTTCGTCACATCCCTACTGCCACGCCTTCGTCCACCGGTttacgaaagaaaaaaaatagcccAGCCACCCCGCAGTCCCGCACGACCTTGCCTCCTCGATCCCACCTCGACATCCATCTCGCCGCCACCTCCTGCTCCGCCCCGCCGTGCACCGCCCGCCGCCACCGTGCCTGCGCCGCCGTCCTCCCTATCGACTCCGCTGTccgaatcccgccgccgccgcgcctgcgTCCCTCCCCAAACTTTGCATCATCCTCcgcgatccagatccagatcccaTCCGCCGCCCGCCCCGCCCCATGGGGGGCTGCCACGCCAAGCCGCGCACCCGCCACGTCGAcggcgcctcccgccgccgcccgcgccggccacGCCGCCTCCACCCTCCCCCTGCGGCGGAAACCTTCTCCCAAGCCGCTGTGGAAGGCACCGGAGAAGCCTCCGGCCGCTGACCCGACCAAAGAGGATGAGTTGCAGGGCGCAAAGAAGGACGCGGGGGCCGCCACTGCTGTTGGCGACGGCGGCGCTAGGAAGGGGAACTCGTCCCCATTGCCGCCGCCGAGGAAGCTGCAAGATGCGCCGGCGGTGAACCTCAACGCGTCCTGCTCCTCGGAGGCCTCCGTGGAGTCGCTCCGCGGCCGGGCCCCAGGCGGAAGGACGGAGAGGGGCTGGTCCCGGCCGACCGCGCCCAAGCGTGGGAAGGCTGTGTCTAAGGTGGTGGAGAAGCATGCTGATGTCGCGGAGGTTGCCGCTCCGGTGACGCCGGAGGCCGTCCGAGGGAGGAGCCGGTGCGCCTGGGTGACTCCGACCACCG GGAAAGAGATGCATATGAGAGGAAGAGAGCCTCCCCCAAGCTCTGTCTAG